The Tripterygium wilfordii isolate XIE 37 chromosome 5, ASM1340144v1, whole genome shotgun sequence genome window below encodes:
- the LOC119998637 gene encoding zinc finger protein 6-like yields the protein MSDQLPSKGVQAEIMKRNAAAEEEEKQPIPCLSLNLNLFNDRNSNGAAPRRELNLLGHPPPPAPASTSIVINEPGNEVPGNLRASGGQDGRSFGCKYCTKRFTNSQALGGHQNAHKRERMLEKRKKGMKMALGLIDHYPNFDFFPYHHPSMVAPVFPPPFAFNRSSSLGVNMNSMIHKPYPSSFNPNGHGHGYGGYNGFQGPAASFLNHHIPMHDGHWAPTAANPSLAAMSSAGFNRRDLQFGNNSEGGA from the coding sequence ATGTCTGACCAACTCCCAAGCAAGGGTGTCCAAGCTGAAATCATGAAGAGAAATGCTGctgctgaagaagaagaaaaacagccAATTCCTTGTCTCAgtctcaatctcaatctcttCAATGACCGCAACAGCAATGGCGCTGCGCCTAGGAGAGAACTCAATCTATTGggtcatcctcctcctcctgctcCTGCTTCTACTTCTATAGTCATCAATGAACCCGGAAATGAAGTTCCGGGTAATTTGAGGGCTTCTGGTGGTCAGGATGGGAGAAGCTTTGGTTGCAAGTACTGCACCAAGAGATTCACCAACTCGCAAGCGCTTGGCGGGCACCAAAATGCCCACAAGCGCGAGCGAATGctggagaaaaggaaaaagggaaTGAAGATGGCGTTAGGGCTAATCGATCATTACCCTAATTTTGATTTCTTCCCTTATCATCATCCATCTATGGTTGCTCCAGTTTTCCCACCTCCTTTTGCTTTCAACAGGTCATCTTCTCTTGGTGTTAACATGAACTCCATGATCCACAAACCCTACCCTTCTTCCTTTAACCCTAATGGCCATGGACATGGATATGGTGGCTACAATGGGTTCCAAGGACCTGCTGCTTCATTCTTAAATCATCATATCCCCATGCATGATGGCCATTGGGCTCCCACCGCTGCAAATCCATCGCTTGCGGCTATGTCATCTGCCGGCTTCAATCGCAGAGATCTTCAGTTTGGGAATAATTCAGAGGGTGGTGCTTAA